A stretch of DNA from Thermoplasmata archaeon:
GCCGCCGGAGTGCCCGAGGACCACGCTCCGCGGCAGGCCGACCGCATCGGCCACCGCCGCGGCATCCCGCACCGTGGCGTCTCGGGAAAACTCGTCCTCAGACCGCACGGGATCGGAGCCGCCCACACCGCGCGGGTCGAACGTGACCAGGGCCATGTAGAACCCCAGGGAGGAGAAGCCCCGCGTCTGCACGTAGGAGTCGAGTCCCCACGGCACGGGCATGACGAGAGCGAACGGTCCCTTGCCGCTCACGCGGTACAGGATGCGCGCGCCGTCGGGCGCGGTCGCGAAGGCCTCCTCGACCTCCAGCGCGCACATGGAGTCAGCCCGCGTCCGGCACGGCGCGCGGCGAGGGAGCGGGCCGCGCGACCGCCTCCGGTGTGGATGCGGGCGCAGGGCCCTCGTCCTTGGGCGGCAGGAGCAGGTTCCGAATTACGGGCGTGAACGGATCCACGAGGCCGCCCGCGAAGCCCTTCTCCTGGAGCGCGGGGACGTCGGTTTCCTGGACGCCTCCGCCCACGTGCACGGCGAGGTCGGAGCCTTCGAGGGCGCGCAAGAGGTCGGCGTCCGGGCCTGCCTCCGTGCCGAGCCGCCGCAGGTCCATCACGCACACGGCGGAATAGCCGACGGCCCGGAGCGCGCGCAGGACCTCCCGCACGTCCGTGCGCACTTCCCGCGGGTCCGCCCACAGGACCTTCCCGTCCCAGTCCAGGCAGGGCAGGACCGCGGGCGAGAGCGCGTACGCCTCCGTGAACGCGTCCAGGGAGGGCAGCGTCTTGGTGCTCACGACCACGCGCTCCACATCGAGCATGTAGCCGTCCATGATGTCGTCCGAGTCGCGGACGCCGAGGTCCAGCCACACGTCGCACCGCTTGACCAGGTGCCGCATCACGTCGAAGTTCGGGTTGGACCGCTCGATCCCCGTGAGGTCGAGCATGAACACGAGGGAGGCGTTGTACCGCGAGCCGCCGATCACATTCCAGTACTCCGGGAAGGACACGCGGTAGCCGTTGGGCACGAGCCGCTGCCCGTCCCAACGTACGCCGACGACCGCGGCGGAGCGGACCGGGAGCTGGTCCAGGAGGGGCACGTCCACAAGGGGTTCCGTGTAGATGGGGAGGATGGGGACGCTCGGCGCGGTCTTCAGGGGCTTGTCCGCAGCGGCGTGGCCCCGTTCCCGGATCTCCTTCTGGAACTGGGCCCGCTGGGCTTCCGTGTCGAAGATCACGGGCATGGCCTCGTACTTGCAGTCCTCGCAGATGTACGAGTACGCGTCGCTGTCGATCCCGGGGATC
This window harbors:
- a CDS encoding HisA/HisF-related TIM barrel protein yields the protein MAARRRWGPEGIAACARCGSRRVHPKLLVMGPIPGIDSDAYSYICEDCKYEAMPVIFDTEAQRAQFQKEIRERGHAAADKPLKTAPSVPILPIYTEPLVDVPLLDQLPVRSAAVVGVRWDGQRLVPNGYRVSFPEYWNVIGGSRYNASLVFMLDLTGIERSNPNFDVMRHLVKRCDVWLDLGVRDSDDIMDGYMLDVERVVVSTKTLPSLDAFTEAYALSPAVLPCLDWDGKVLWADPREVRTDVREVLRALRAVGYSAVCVMDLRRLGTEAGPDADLLRALEGSDLAVHVGGGVQETDVPALQEKGFAGGLVDPFTPVIRNLLLPPKDEGPAPASTPEAVARPAPSPRAVPDAG